A genome region from Macrotis lagotis isolate mMagLag1 chromosome 4, bilby.v1.9.chrom.fasta, whole genome shotgun sequence includes the following:
- the LOC141522800 gene encoding olfactory receptor 11G2-like produces MNFFNTYNNSTNSAGFILLGFPCSREIQILLFILFFIIYILTLLGNSSIICAVFWDQHLHNPMYILLANFSFLEIWYVTSTVPNMLVNFLSRTKTISFSGCFLQFYFFFSLGTTECFFLAVMAYDRYLAICQPLHYPTIMTRHLCTCLVVNCWVFGFLWFLVPIIFISQLSFCGSKVIDHFLCDPGPLLALTCTRAPLIEFTWTILSSLLLFIPFTYIMGTYALVLRAVLRVPSAVGRNKAFSTCGSHLAVVSLFYGSVMVMYVKPTSSHEAGTQKTVTLFYSVVTPFLNPLIYSLRNKKMKDALKKFLYAKN; encoded by the coding sequence atgaatttcttCAACACCTACAATAATTCCACTAATTCTGCTGGTTTCATTCTCCTTGGATTCCCCTGTAGCAGAGAGATTCAAATTCTACTCTTCATACTGTTCTTCATCATCTATATCCTTACGCTTCTAGGAAATAGTTCTATCATCTGTGCTGTGTTCTGGGACCAACATCTCCACAATCCCATGTACATCCTCTTGGCCAACTTCTCTTTCCTGGAAATCTGGTATGTCACTTCTACTGTCCCCAATATGTTGGTCAACTTTCTCTCTAGGACCAAGACTATCTCCTTCTCTGGATGCTTCCTCCAGTTctacttcttcttttctttaggtACTACAGAATGCTTTTTTCTGGCTGTTATGGCATATGATCGGTATCTGGCCATCTGCCAACCTCTGCATTATCCTACCATCATGACAAGACATCTCTGCACTTGTCTAGTGGTCAATTGTTGGGTGTTTGGCTTTCTCTGGTTCCTGGTACCCATTATCTTTATTTCCCAGCTGTCCTTCTGTGGCTCCAAggtcattgatcattttctttgtgACCCAGGTCCTCTGCTAGCTCTCACCTGTACCAGGGCCCCTCTGATAGAGTTCACCTGGACCATCTTGAGTTCTTTGCTCCTGTTTATACCCTTCACCTACATCATGGGAACATATGCCCTGGTCCTGAGAGCTGTGTTGAGAGTTCCTTCAGCAGTAGGTAGGAATAAAGCCTTCTCCACCTGTGGGTCCCATTTGGCTGTGGTGTCACTATTCTATGGTTCTGTGATGGTGATGTATGTGAAACCAACATCAAGTCATGAAGCTGGAACCCAGAAGACTGTGACCCTTTTTTATTCTGTGGTGACCCCATTCTTAAACCCTTTGATCTATAGTCTTAGGAACAAGAAGATGAAGGATGCCTTGAAGAAATTTCTGTATGCTAAGAATTAA